The Kroppenstedtia pulmonis genome has a segment encoding these proteins:
- a CDS encoding lipase/acyltransferase domain-containing protein, which translates to MKYTVRGFLTCDGLNDFYENWSVLNPRSKDTDNNGIPDGQEDTDNDGLTNLEEQKLNTNPSDPDSDDDGINDKDEIEKYGTDPTKKDTDQDGLSDSFEIEVTKTDPLNKDSNNNGVLDGDEERKYEIKDNEWGIKGFATGKGHVPEKYTIRQTPILIMQEADYQLVFDINSTDPSITFDLRIPLESTNNNPTLFRYQYRDKNNVGLVEVPNQKINKQRKNLEVEVKGSDTFVVVEKPIFNSFVPKTDNIRKFKHDQLNDKAKVKGLPGVKISADKVSKDGTMKITKKAKHNLPDNKTKDSTYTVKYKIVNIIDEGNEQFAELQPITNQSGLPYVILLHGYGASGISGGTSESLGFTNAWSNSALWNSDPERAEAERDIEPHETFSGTSYSEGEQLSYSQPDVHYITGISDSENIGPFLTNVPYPDWNPSYTENVDLFIFEYDNDAQDIYLNSYHLQNYIGNLKALGIIPGDERVKLVAHSMGGLVSRYTIENIDSAHVDELMTIGSPHFGSDLVDWLPSDMNRNTSCLWNDPKDGCFPLSGNNPDTEYSLFFAGYINNNLANSSHWLYQPIDNKPAGMSYGDWYRAIYFKGEVSGDIDDYFVNVDSAFGSDLEFSSPLPSLDVT; encoded by the coding sequence TTGAAATATACGGTTCGTGGGTTCCTTACTTGTGATGGATTGAATGACTTTTATGAAAATTGGTCAGTTTTGAATCCCAGATCAAAAGATACAGATAATAATGGCATTCCTGACGGGCAAGAAGATACGGACAATGATGGTTTAACAAATTTGGAGGAACAAAAACTAAATACAAACCCTTCAGATCCTGACAGCGATGATGATGGTATTAACGATAAAGATGAAATCGAAAAATACGGTACTGATCCTACGAAGAAAGATACTGATCAAGATGGGCTTTCAGATTCCTTTGAGATTGAAGTTACTAAAACTGATCCTCTAAATAAGGATTCAAATAATAATGGAGTTCTCGATGGAGATGAAGAAAGAAAGTATGAAATTAAGGACAATGAGTGGGGGATAAAAGGATTTGCCACAGGAAAAGGGCATGTTCCAGAGAAATATACAATTCGCCAAACTCCAATATTAATAATGCAAGAAGCTGACTATCAACTAGTCTTCGATATTAACTCTACAGATCCATCAATAACCTTTGATCTTCGTATTCCTTTGGAAAGCACCAATAACAATCCGACTTTGTTTAGATACCAATATCGAGATAAAAATAATGTAGGATTGGTAGAAGTTCCAAATCAAAAAATTAATAAACAAAGAAAGAATCTAGAAGTTGAGGTAAAGGGTAGTGATACCTTCGTCGTTGTAGAAAAACCAATCTTCAATTCTTTTGTTCCTAAAACAGATAACATAAGAAAATTCAAGCATGATCAGCTTAACGATAAAGCAAAAGTCAAAGGTTTGCCTGGGGTAAAAATAAGTGCAGATAAGGTTAGTAAAGATGGAACCATGAAAATAACAAAAAAAGCAAAACATAATCTCCCTGATAATAAAACGAAGGACTCAACATATACTGTTAAGTATAAAATAGTCAATATAATAGATGAAGGAAATGAACAATTTGCCGAGCTTCAACCAATAACAAATCAATCAGGTTTACCATATGTGATTCTTCTGCATGGCTACGGAGCCTCGGGTATATCGGGAGGGACAAGTGAGTCTCTTGGTTTTACTAACGCATGGTCTAATAGTGCTCTTTGGAATAGTGATCCAGAAAGAGCAGAAGCTGAGCGGGATATTGAACCACATGAAACTTTTAGTGGAACATCGTACAGTGAAGGTGAGCAACTTTCATACAGCCAACCAGATGTTCACTATATTACTGGGATATCCGATAGTGAGAATATAGGACCATTTCTTACTAATGTACCATATCCCGACTGGAATCCTAGTTATACTGAAAATGTTGATTTGTTCATTTTTGAATACGACAACGATGCTCAAGACATCTACTTAAATTCTTACCATTTACAGAATTACATTGGGAACCTGAAAGCATTGGGAATTATACCAGGTGATGAAAGGGTTAAATTAGTTGCTCATAGTATGGGTGGGCTCGTATCAAGATATACGATTGAGAATATAGATAGTGCTCATGTAGATGAGCTAATGACTATTGGTTCACCTCATTTTGGAAGTGATTTAGTAGATTGGTTACCATCTGATATGAATCGAAATACAAGTTGTTTATGGAATGATCCAAAGGATGGATGTTTTCCTTTATCAGGTAATAATCCTGATACCGAATACTCCTTATTTTTCGCAGGGTATATAAATAATAATTTAGCTAATAGTTCCCATTGGTTGTATCAACCAATTGATAATAAACCAGCAGGTATGTCTTATGGTGATTGGTACCGGGCTATTTATTTTAAGGGTGAAGTATCTGGAGATATAGATGATTATTTTGTCAATGTCGATTCAGCCTTTGGAAGTGATCTTGAGTTTTCCAGCCCGTTGCCATCTTTAGATGTAACTTAA
- a CDS encoding YifB family Mg chelatase-like AAA ATPase gives MYAKLYSSAVLGIDGYIVEVEVDISNGLPVFDLVGLPDSAVRESRERVRAAVKNSDFQFPLQRITTNLAPADLKKEGASFDLAIAVGVLAASGQIAEDDLNGNLFLGELALDGTLRPLTGVLPMVMAGKDGGFQKVFLPRSNGAEGQLVEGMEVIPVDNLAQVVAVLRGERESIEEVVEDGECKDIESTLEDFADVQGQVHVKRAMEVAAAGMHNLLFIGPPGSGKTMLARRLPSVLPEMTIEESLEVTKVMSIAGHLARRGRLVTCRPFRSPHHTISQAGLIGGGSTPKPGEVSLSHRGVLFLDEMPEFSKSALEVLRQPLEDREVTVARARAVLTFPAEFMLIGSMNPCPCGYFGYEEDRACTCTPQQVRRYRSKLSGPLLDRIDIHVEVPRVDYQTLSSTQKGESSATIRERVACAHAIQAERYKGTRILYNSAMPPSFIRSHCHLDSESRDLLKQSFDTLGLSARAHDRILKLARTIADLAGKEEIDTSHVAEAIQYRTLDRKWWE, from the coding sequence ATGTACGCCAAATTATATTCCAGTGCTGTTCTGGGTATTGATGGATATATTGTGGAAGTGGAAGTTGACATCAGTAACGGGTTACCGGTTTTTGACCTGGTTGGTCTGCCAGACTCCGCTGTTCGGGAATCCCGGGAACGGGTTCGGGCGGCGGTGAAAAACAGCGATTTTCAATTTCCGTTGCAACGGATCACTACCAATTTGGCTCCTGCTGATCTGAAAAAAGAAGGGGCCAGCTTTGATTTGGCCATTGCAGTCGGGGTGTTGGCGGCCAGTGGACAGATTGCGGAAGATGATTTAAATGGGAATCTGTTTTTAGGGGAGTTGGCTTTGGACGGGACATTGCGTCCCTTGACAGGGGTACTGCCTATGGTGATGGCGGGAAAGGATGGAGGGTTCCAGAAGGTTTTTTTGCCCCGCTCAAATGGAGCAGAGGGTCAGCTGGTGGAAGGAATGGAAGTGATTCCCGTTGATAATTTGGCACAAGTAGTTGCTGTTTTACGGGGTGAAAGGGAATCGATTGAAGAGGTAGTAGAGGATGGAGAGTGTAAAGACATCGAATCTACCTTGGAGGATTTCGCAGATGTACAGGGACAAGTTCATGTGAAGCGGGCCATGGAGGTAGCTGCCGCCGGTATGCACAATCTTCTGTTCATTGGCCCTCCCGGCTCCGGAAAAACCATGCTGGCCCGACGCCTTCCGTCAGTTTTGCCGGAAATGACGATTGAGGAGTCCCTGGAAGTGACCAAGGTGATGAGCATCGCCGGTCATCTGGCCCGGCGGGGGAGGCTGGTGACGTGCCGTCCCTTCCGTTCTCCCCATCACACGATCTCCCAGGCGGGTTTGATCGGCGGAGGTTCAACTCCAAAGCCTGGAGAGGTCAGTCTTTCCCACCGGGGGGTTCTTTTCCTGGATGAGATGCCCGAGTTTTCCAAAAGCGCCTTGGAAGTGCTACGCCAACCCTTGGAAGACCGGGAGGTGACCGTGGCCCGTGCCCGGGCAGTGCTTACGTTCCCAGCGGAATTTATGCTGATCGGATCGATGAATCCCTGTCCCTGCGGTTATTTTGGATATGAGGAAGACCGGGCCTGTACTTGTACCCCCCAGCAGGTCCGTCGCTACCGATCCAAACTGTCTGGTCCTCTTCTGGATCGGATCGATATTCATGTGGAAGTGCCTCGGGTGGATTATCAAACTCTCTCCTCCACCCAAAAAGGGGAGTCTTCCGCCACCATCCGGGAACGGGTTGCCTGCGCCCATGCCATCCAGGCGGAACGCTACAAGGGAACCCGGATTCTCTACAACTCCGCCATGCCGCCATCCTTCATCCGCAGTCACTGCCATTTGGATTCGGAGTCCCGGGATCTGCTGAAACAATCCTTCGACACCTTGGGTCTCTCTGCCCGTGCCCATGACCGCATCCTCAAACTTGCCCGGACCATTGCGGATCTGGCAGGGAAAGAAGAGATCGATACCTCCCATGTGGCGGAAGCGATCCAATACCGGACTTTGGATCGAAAGTGGTGGGAGTGA
- a CDS encoding thioesterase II family protein, producing the protein MEPVYYPSEEQPNPWFLREPSHLSRGRLFCIPYSGCGASMYQHWPEFIGDIEVCPIQLPGRENRFHEPSYTTYEALADDLAEAITPYLDRPFAFFGHCGSALPSYETTVRLIQRGGPVPIRLFISSQVAPHQGPYGRFLQLNDDELKKEMTRLMERMGGTPLPDFIDLSIGIMRTDLEANRQYKKEGPFLLPCPITAIGWQQDKEVDPSLMDGWKEYGETTYRLLKGDHHQFLQAPMELLTAIVEDMEQNM; encoded by the coding sequence CTTCAGAAGAACAGCCCAACCCTTGGTTTTTACGTGAGCCTTCTCATTTGAGTAGGGGAAGGTTGTTCTGTATCCCTTATTCAGGTTGTGGGGCAAGCATGTATCAACATTGGCCGGAATTTATCGGAGATATCGAGGTATGTCCAATCCAGCTGCCGGGGCGGGAGAATCGCTTCCATGAGCCATCTTATACAACCTATGAGGCCTTAGCCGATGATTTAGCGGAGGCAATCACCCCCTATTTGGATCGTCCCTTTGCTTTTTTTGGGCATTGTGGGTCCGCATTACCCAGTTATGAAACTACTGTTCGTCTCATCCAAAGAGGCGGACCTGTCCCTATCCGTTTATTTATTTCCTCTCAAGTGGCTCCGCACCAAGGGCCTTATGGCCGCTTTCTTCAGCTTAATGATGATGAGCTCAAAAAAGAGATGACACGATTAATGGAGAGAATGGGAGGAACTCCACTACCAGACTTTATTGATTTAAGCATCGGGATCATGAGAACGGATTTAGAAGCAAATCGGCAGTATAAAAAAGAGGGACCTTTTCTTCTTCCCTGTCCGATCACAGCTATTGGGTGGCAGCAAGATAAAGAGGTAGATCCATCATTGATGGATGGATGGAAGGAGTATGGTGAAACCACCTATCGTCTTTTGAAAGGCGATCATCATCAATTTTTGCAGGCCCCAATGGAGCTTCTAACAGCGATTGTTGAAGACATGGAACAGAATATGTAG